The stretch of DNA CTGGCACTATTTTAATTGGGACGGGCAGGTAAAGTCAAGAACCGGGTAAGGCGGTAGCACCCGCTAAATAGCCCGGTGTTATTAAATGGAGCCAATAACCACCTATTAATCCCTATATCTAAATATTTTTATATAGGTACATGCCTTTGTCAGCAAATAAAAAAGCCGCCTTTGCCAAAGCAAAAAGCAGCTTGTGTAATCGCCATAGTACAATCTTTATTCTATATATCTTCCTCAATTACGGAGTTCCGGCTATGCAATATTTCCGGCTCATCTGCGGTTTCAAAATCATCATCGTTGACAAAAACCACCTCATCACAATTAGGACAGGTTACCTCGATGATATCCTCATCCTCGATGATACCGGGATCGAAAAGCACTGTCTCCCCACAGCGCGGGCAATCTACCTCCATGTATTCTTCCAGGTCCTCCCCATCATGCATATCATTTTCCAGGGTGTATAAATCTTCATCCAGGGTTTCAACGTATTCCTCCAGTTGCTCCTGGGATTCCTCAAGTTCGGAAAATGACTCGGCAAATTCGTCTAAAACATCAATGATGCCGCCCAGCAGCTTGCCTTCTTTACTATCGGCCTCAACATTCATACCACTGGCCAATCCCTGCAGGTAAGCCACCTTTGATTTAAGATCGGACACAAAAATACCCCCTTTGTAGTTACTATAACAAAACTAGTATCTCTCGTTACGGGGGTTTCTAAACATTTATTTCCTTAAAACAGCAAAAGACTACGCTGCACAATATATATGCTCTTTAATTTCATTTGCACTTGCCGGCCAACCTCACGCCCTTTTGATATAATGCCCGGTGCGGGTGTCAATTTGCAGCACATCGCCGGTATTAATAAAAAAAGGTACCTGAACCACATAGCCTGTCTCCAAAGTGGCCGGTTTGGAGCCACCGGAAGCAGTATCACCCTTGATGCCCGGTGCAGTTTCCACCACTTCCAGTTCCACAACATTGGGTAGATCCACACCAATGGACCGCCCCTGGAAGGTCATTATGGTGATGGTCATATTTTCCTTGAGGAATTTAATGGCATCGCCCAATTGCTCATTATTCATGCTAAACTGGTCGAAACTTTCCATATCCATAAAATGATAATCGGCGCCGTCACTATAAAGATATTGTGCCTCCCGGCGCTCAATCCGCGCCCTGGGCATTTTTTCACCGGCATTAAAGGTTTTATCAACCACAGCACCGGTGCGCAGGTTTCTCAGCTTGGACCGTACAAAGGCCGCCCCTTTGCCCGGCTTAACATGTTGGAACTCCACTACCTGGTAGACGTCGCCTTCCATTTCTATGGTCAGGCCGGTACGAAAATCATTAGTTGAAACCAAACTACTCCGCCTCCTCGAAATATCCCGTTATTATTT from Desulfoscipio gibsoniae DSM 7213 encodes:
- the efp gene encoding elongation factor P, translating into MVSTNDFRTGLTIEMEGDVYQVVEFQHVKPGKGAAFVRSKLRNLRTGAVVDKTFNAGEKMPRARIERREAQYLYSDGADYHFMDMESFDQFSMNNEQLGDAIKFLKENMTITIMTFQGRSIGVDLPNVVELEVVETAPGIKGDTASGGSKPATLETGYVVQVPFFINTGDVLQIDTRTGHYIKRA
- a CDS encoding CD1247 N-terminal domain-containing protein, giving the protein MSDLKSKVAYLQGLASGMNVEADSKEGKLLGGIIDVLDEFAESFSELEESQEQLEEYVETLDEDLYTLENDMHDGEDLEEYMEVDCPRCGETVLFDPGIIEDEDIIEVTCPNCDEVVFVNDDDFETADEPEILHSRNSVIEEDI